In the genome of Natronorubrum daqingense, the window CGGGGAGTCACCGTCGCCCCTCGAGATCGAAGCGATCGGAATGACCTGCCTGCGAACCCGACAGGAACACTGGAAGCCGACGACGGACTTCGCTCAGCGCTTCGGTCGCCACGCGAGTTCGTGCGTAGTCGAACTCGAGGACGACCGGGCAAAACGGTTCGCGGCGGGCGAAGACCAGGACCTCGAGCGATGGGACGGCGACTGGGGCTACCTGATCGGCGCCCACGAACTAGCCGGTGAACTCGAACCGATCGGAATCGGCCTCTACGTTCACGGCGAACTCCGGTCGATGGTGCCGAAAGGCCGACAGCGGGAGCTGTAGCGGACCAGCCGGCGATATGCCGGCAGCGTCGTTTTGGCGCTGGGTCCGTACTGTCGAGCACACGTGCACCGTACCGCGAGTGATCACGATGGCCGGTGAGGACGTCGACCCCGGTGAGAACGTCGTTGGCGACAACGAGGTGGAACCGCCGTCCACATCGCTGGACGACACGTCCGTCTTCGAACGGCTCAACGCCGAGGAGTTCGTCCGCTGGACGTTCCTCTACGGTGACCGGCGCGTTATCTCCGGCCTACTACTGCTCGCGGTCTTCGCTGCCTCGCTGTTGCTCATCCGGGGCGGACTGATCACGCCCGCCGAGGCTGGCGACATCACGGCCATCAGCGCGGCCCTCGTCGGCGGGATGCTCCCCTTTATCACCGTCGTCCTCGCGATCAACCAGCTCATCCTCTCCGAGGAGTTCGGCTCGACCGGCGCCTTCTTCGAGCGACTCGAGGAGACCCGAGAGTACCGCAAGCGGATCGAAGACCACACCGGCTATCGGCCGACGCCAGCCGAACCGTCGTCGTTCCTCCGCGTCCTGATCGAGTCGAAGCGCCGGACTGCGCGGGGATTGCAGACCATCTGTCGCGACGGACCGGACGACCTACAGTCGCGGGTCGACGCGTTCGTCTCGCAAACCGACCCGCGGGATCGGGACGCGATCGAGACGCTCGAGGGCGCCACGTTCGGCTCGTTCACCGTCATCTCCGTCATCCTGCACTACAACGATCCCTGGCAGCTACAGATCGTTCGCCAGCTTCGGGAGGGTCATCGAAACGACCTCTCGGAGGCCGCGGACGGACAACTCGAGCGACTCGAGGAACTCCTCGGCGACATCCACATCGCTCGCCAGTACTTCAAGACGGTGTACATGCAACAGGAGCTCGCCGATCTGTCGAAAATTCTCCTGTACGTCGGCTTTCCGACGCTGTTGGGCGGCGCGTTCGTCATCGTCTCCTACGGAAACCTGCTGGCGATGGGGCTGCACCCGTCGGTCTACGTGCTGGTCGTCAGTACGACCGTGACGGCGCTGTTCAGTCCCTTCGCCGTCCTGCTCGTCTACGTCCTCCGGATTGCGACCATCGCCCGCCGGACTGCCGCGGACTTCGGTCCGTTCGTGCTCCAACAGGAGCTTCCACGGGAGGAGACCGAGATCATGGAGTCGTCGTGAGCCGGCGCTAACGAGCACTCGATCGGTCGGACGATCAGCCGCTGGCGATCAAGAGTCGGACGATCAGCCGCCGGCGATCAAGAGTCGGACGATCGGCTGTCGACCAATCGAGGGGTGTCCGATCAGGGGGAGAGCTCCGGCAATCCGGCTTCGATCTCCTCGCGTCTGTCCTCGAGCCACTCGGTGAGGACGAGCCGTTCGCCTAACTCGTCGAGTTCTTCGTCGACCGTGTAGCCCGGTTCGGCGGTCGCGTACTCGAAGAGCACGCCGCCGTGTTCGCGGGCGTAAACCGACTCGAACCACTTGCGGTCGATGACCTCGGTCGGGCGGAGCCCCCGGTCCATCAGGAGCTGGCGCCAGTCGGGGTGGTCGTCCCTCGAAACTCGGAAGGCGACGTGGTGGACGGTTCCCGCGCCGGGGATTCCGCGTGGCGCCTGCGGGTCCTCGAGCACGTCGACGACGTATCCCAGGTCGCCGTCGGCCTCGTACCGGTTTCGGCGCCCCTCGCGGTCTGTCTGGCGGTACCCCATCGCTTTCAGCAGGTCGCCGGTGGCGTCGCCGCTCGTTAGCGAGAGCGTGACACCGAAGAAGCCGCGAATCGCGTGCGCGTGGGGAACCGGGCTCTCGGGAAGGTTCGCCGGCGGGGCGTCCTCGCGGGCGACCAGTTCCAGCGGGAGCCCGTCGGGATCGGTAAACGCCAGAACAGTGTCGCCGAACCGCTCGCGGGGCTCCTCGAGGTCGACGCCGACGTCTTCGAGGCGGTCGCGCCAGTAGTTAATCGAGCCTGCGGGGACGAGAAACGAGACGGCGGTGGCTTGCCCCGAACCGACTTGTCCGGGTCGGGCGTCGGTGTAGGGAAAGAAAGTCATACTCGTCCCCGGCGTTCCCTCGTGATCCGCGTAGAACAGGTGATAGACCGAGACGTCGTCCTGGTTGACGCTTCGCTTGACGAGTCGCAAGCCGAGCGTCTCCGTGTAGAACTCGTAGTTTGCTCGCGGGTCGCTCGCAACCGCGGTGACGTGGTGGATACCGGGAATATCGTCGGGCATACGCCTCTTTACGTCGTCAGCGGGGATAATGCTGAGGGCGTGCGAACTGGGATACTGAACGGCCAGGACAGCGTGCGGACCGAATCGACGGAGCGGGGCGGTGCCGTCGCCATTCGAGATCGAAGCGATCGGAATCGGCCTCTACGTTCAGGAGTAACTGCGTTCGATGGTGCCGAAGGAACGCTAGCGAACGGTGTAATTACGTTGAGAGCGGCGGCAACTCAGCCTGTTCGAACCAGAAGGCTTCGATCGCGTGACCCAACTCGGCGAACTCGTCCGGACTGCTCGGTTTCGTCAGATACGCGTTCGCACTGAGATCGTAACTTTTGGAAATATCGTCGATGGTCTCCGAACTCGTCAGGACGAGGACGGGCGGAGCGGAGAGGTCCGGATCGTCCTCGAGTCGCTCGAGGACGTCGAATCCGCCCAACCGGGGCAGGTTGAGATCGAGGAGGACGAGGTCGATCGTCGGAAGTGACGGATCCTGTTGGTGGTCGCGCAGGCGCTCGAGTGCCGGATACCCGTCGGTGACGGTGTGGAATCTCGTCTCGGTGACAGTCTCCTTGAAGGCCTCTTCGATTAACCGTACGTCGCCCGGATTGTCTTCGACGAGCAAGATGTGTATCGACTCGGTGGAAGGCGAGTGGCTCACGAATGGTGCACGTTCTTCCACTGACAGTTCAACACCTTAAGACTGCACACTACACATGTTGGAACTCGAACGACTGCGGGTGATTTCGGGAGGTTCGACGGTCGAAATGAATCAGTCGCTTCGGCCGGTCAGAACACTCCGCTCGAAACGCGTCGTCCGCGACCATCGGTGTCCGGGAGCCTCAGCGGTGTCCGAGTGACTCGCGAATCGACTCGGCCGCGCGCTCGAGTCGCTCGCGCTCGTCGGTCGAGAGGTCCCACTCGACGATTTCGGCGACGCCGTCGCCGTCGAGGACGACCGGCACGCTCAGAGTGACGCCCTTGAGTCCGTACTCGCCGTCGAGTGGCGTCGCCAGACAGACGGGGTCCGCGTCGGGGTCGGTCCCACCCTCGAGCAGCCTCGAGACGATCAGCGAGATGCCGCGGCCGGTGACCCACCGCGAGGAGTCTCCGTTGTCCCGCATCTCGATGACGTCGTAGGGAACCGACCGAACGTAATCGAGGATCTCTACGCGTTCCGATTCCGCGAACTCGACCGGACGGCCGTCGACGGTCGTCCTCGAAAACACCGGCACAATGTGTTCCCCATGTTCACCCAGGATCGGACAGTAGACGTCGGCTGGCGACACGTCCCCGTTCGAGGGTTCACGCGCCGAAACCCGTCGAGCGATCTCGTCCGCGATTCGAGCCGTTTCTGACAGCGAGTAGCCGAGGAACGAACCCCGCGGCCAGCCACTCGCTTCCCAGAGGCGGTGGGTCACCCGATCGGAGGGGTTCGCGACGACGACGGTCGGCGTCGGATCGGCCGACGCGAACCACTCGCCGAGATCGCTCGCGATCTCGAGGTTTCGCTCGAGGACGGACAGTCGGCCGCCGCGTTCGAGACTGTCCGAACTCCGAGGCTCGCTCGCGGTGACGACGATGGCGTCTGCAGCCTCGACGGGGTCGGGCTCGGGACTCGAGGTGGGATCGACGACGGAGACGTCGCCGAGTGTTGAGGCCTCGAACTCCGGCCGGCCGATCGCGTGCGCTGCGTGAGAGCGAGAGTGGAACAGATCGATCGCGTGCCCTTCCGCGCGTTCTGCTTTCGGGTCGGCGAGCGTCACCTCGAGTGACGGATGTTGCGTCGCGAGCGTGTACGCGACGGTCGAACCGATCGTTCCCCCGCCGCCGACGACGAGTACGTGCATACTCGCCAATTTACGTCGGCTTCCTTGAATGGTTCCCATGGCACACGGACACGGTGGGTAGCGTTTTCGGAGGCGTCCGATTTTCCGCCACTCGGTTCGACACCGAAGACACGACCGATTGGCTGGCAGCTATTGTTCGACGGTGTATCCAGCCACCGCCAGGACCACGTACAGGTGGAGACGACCGCTGCGGTCGCGACGCAAGCACACCGTCCGCGAGCGGCTGGCGGGAGCGAGCGGCCTTGTAACGTATACTTTTGCACCGAGAGGTACGTGATCGAAGTCGTTCGAAAGACGCAAAGCGACGTTCGTGATGACGAGAAACCGCTGGTTTCTCGGCCCACGAGCGAACCCGAGGCGTACAAAGGGACATCCAGAGTGTACAGAGAGCGTCGGCTCAGGCGTGCAATCTTCTGAAAAATTGAAATTGTTGTCTGTCGCTGTGAACGACAGTTGTGTCTCGGTATTACTGCCGAACGACGTTCGTCGCGCGAGGCCCCTTGGGCGAGGACTCGATGTCGAACTCGACCTCAGTCCCTTCCGTGAGGTCTTCGCCGCCGACATCCTCCATGTGGAAGAAAACGTCTTCGTCGTCGTCGAGGTCGCCGTCATCTGTCGAAATGAAACCGTAGCCGCCAGTGTCGTTGAAGAAATCAACCTTACCGTTTGCCATTACAAACAAATAGTGAGTTGGACGAGGGATAACCCTTCCGATGGTCGTGGTACCACGACTCTTCACCCACATTCGCACGCAACGTTTGCGACCACGGTATCGTGATACGTGGCTGAAATGGACCCTGAAACAGGTCTTCACAGCTAGTCATCTCACATCGCCGAACGACTCGAGTCTCGTGTCTACCTTCAATCCTCGCGACGTACCGGGTCGCCGGTAACTGAAATTACAAGGGAGACCTGGCACATCCTCACATTCGTGGAGCCATCGGCAGGGTCGGGACGTGATCGGCTCATCGACATCTGGAGACGCGTGTTCGGCCTCTCCTGGCCGGTAATGGCAGAGCAGGTCCTCCGGACGCTGATGCGGACCACCGACCTCCTCGTCGCGGGGATGTTCTCTCCCGCCGCGGTCGCAGCCGTCGGCCTCGCGGATATCTACGGCCGCCTCCCCCTCTGGTTCGGTCTCGGTGTCGGCGACGGCGCGATCGCCCTCTCGAGTCAGGATACGGGAAGCGGACAGACGGCCAATCGAGACGAAGCCGTCACGCAGGCGCTCTTGCTCGGTATTCTCGCGGGGATTCCCTTCGCCCTGTTTGGACTCGTCGGGAGCTACTGGGCGATCGACGTCCTCGGCGCGGAGTCCGAGACCGTCCGGCTGGGCGGGCAGTATCTGGCGATCATCTTCCTGACGGCACCCGCGTTTCACGTGACGATGATCGCCGCGCGAGCGATTCAGGGGACCGGCGACACGCGAACGCCGATGTACATCAACGCCGTGGCGAACGCGCTCAACATCGGCCTCACCGTGGGACTGGCGTTCGGCCTCGGGCCGTTTCCGGAGCTATCGATCGTCGGCATCGCCGTCGCGACGGCCATCGGTGACGTGCTCGCCGCACTGACGTTTCTCGCCGTCATTTACAGCTCCTGGAGCGATTTGGGATTCGTCCGGCCGTCCCAGCCCGTCATCATGAAACAATTGCTCGTGATCAGTTCGCCGCGCATCGCCGAGGGGATCACCGAACTGATCGCCGAGTTCCCGTTCAACGCGATCTTGCTCGGGTTCGGTACCGGCGACGAGGTGAACGCGGCCTATCACGTCGGCAGACGGGTCTACCAGCAGATCTCCTCGCCACTCGCGCGGGGATACGGCGTCGCCGCGAACGTTCTCTCCGGACAGGCCTTGGGCCGCGGCGAGTCCGAGAAGGCGTACTTCAACGGCCTCGCGACCGCCGCGCTCGCGGTTCTGACCGTCGGTGGGCTCGGTGTCGTGATCTTCGTCTTCGCCGAGACCGTCGTCCAACTGTTCTCGAACGATCCGGAAACGATCGGCTACGCCGTCGGCTTCGCGCAGGCCTACGCCATCTCGACGTTTCTCATCGCCTGCTACGTCGTCCTCGCCGGTTCGCTTCGGGGCGGCAGCGAGACTCGGCCACCGTTCGTCGCGAAGGTCACCGGTGCCGTCTTCTTCTTGCTCGGCATCACCTACGTCTTCGGCGTCCAACTCGAGTACGGCGTCACCGCCGCCTACGTCGCTATCGTCGCCGACTTCGTCTGGCGAAACCTCGTGGTCGGTGCCGTCTACCTCCGAGGACACTGGCTCGAGCGGGGCCTCTCGATGATGCACGAACGCGGAAGCCTCTCTAACGACGATTAAGCGCTCCAACGACGTTGCGGACCCTCACTCGCGCCGCTCGAGCGTGCCGCCGGCCAAGCCCTCCCACTCGACGCGGTAGCCGAGTTCCGCGAGGATCGCACTCGAGTCGGAGATGCCCACCTCCTCGAGCACATCCTCTGCGTCCGCGAGATCCATCCCGACCTCGACGTCTTCGGCCAGCGACTCGAGCACTGACGGGCGAACGAGCGTTCTCCCGACTCGCTCGTGTTCCGGAAAGGCGACGTCCGCCAGTGCGTCCTCGCTCACGCCGTGAGCTGCGGCGAGGTCCTCGAGCGAGCGGACGTCCGCGTCGAGTCGCAACTCTGCGGGCAAGTCGGCGGCGCTCTCGGCGACGAGTTGGCGTTCGTACTCCCGAAGCACGGCCGCGACGTCTTTCATCCGAACGGTGCCCGTGTAGGGAATCGCCCGGAAATCCCGCGCCTCGATTTCCTCGCCGACGCCGAGTGACTCGTCGACGGCGACGACGAGTTCGACGTCCTCGAGTCCCTCGAGTTGGGCGAGTTTCTTCTCGACGTACTCGGGCGTCCAAAAGCCCATAATTTCGACGTAAACGCGAAAGTCGCGGTGTGCGTAGTCGAACGCGAAATCGGGAATCATCACCCGCGTTCCCGTCGCGAGGGGTTCTGGCTCGCGCTGGAGGTCCCACTCAAGGTCGAGCGTCGAAAACCGGCCGGCGAAGTCGGCTTCCACGCCGCTGTCGAACGAGACGTCCGTCACGGGCTCCGCGTCGGGAACGCGAACCGGATCCTCGTCGGACAGGGAGAGGGTCCGTTCGGTTCCGCGGTCGTCGATCGTGGCCTCGAGCGACCACTCCTCGGCCTTCGCGACGGTTCGCAGGAGCCGTGCGAAGCGCGTTCCGTACCGACGCGTCGCCCGAAAGAGGCGGGTCGGGCCAGTGACGACGATTTCGCGTTCGGCGATTCCGACATCGTCGTCGTCCGTCGCCGTGGAATCTGGAGTCAGCCGCTCGATTTCGTACATCAATCGCAGGCGCTTGATCGCCGAGACCAGCACCTTCGGATCGCTCGAGCGAACCCGAATCTCGGTCGCGTCGAACAGCGCCGTCTGAGCGAGCGAGAGGTTGTACTGCGCGATGAGGTCGTCGGGTTCCCATCGGGGGTCGACGCCCGTGAGAACCTGTCGCTCCTCGAGGTCGGCGTACAGCGCTCGTTCGAGGTCATCCGCGGAGCACTCGAGCGATTCGCTCGCACGAATGAGCGCCATCGCCCGTTCGTCTTCGGTGACGACCCCGAGCGCTTCGGCGGCCTCGAAGGCCCTCCGACGGGCACGTTCGGGATCGATCGCCGCCTCGGTCTCGACGGTCGCCTCGCGCTCGAGCAAGGCGGCCAACCCGCGGACGAGTTTGAAGTCGTCCGTCTCGCGCTCGAGCGCCTCGAGGGCGTTCTCGAGCGATGCGCGCGGTTCGCCGACGTGACCTTGGTACGTCCCGAGGACGCGCGCGGCAAGTGGCCGGTGCTCCCGGCCGGCAAATCGGGGCCGATAGCCGCCGCCGGCCCGAGAGACGCGAAGCAGGTCCTTCGTCAGCATTCCTCTCGGTCTGCGTGTGGTATCGTCAAAAGCGACTCGTTCTCGACGACCCGGTGGTTCTCGACGGCCTTCGGTTACGTTTTCGGCTCAGCGTTGTCCCTGTGCCTGCTGTCTGGCTTAGAAGATCCCAGCGATGAACGCCAGCCCCATTCCCACTAGCACCGTCGCCGTCAGCACCGGCAGGTACGGCGTGTACCGCTCGACCGTTTCCCGGTGGCGCTCGTAGCCCGCGATCAAGATCAGCGTCGGAACGAGGATTGCGACGATGACGACGAGCGAGTAGAGCAACATCAGTTCCAGACAGTAGTCCGTTCCGGCACAGATCGCCAGAATCTGAATCGGTTCCTCGTGGGCGAATCCCAAAACGAGGGCAGTCGTCCCGAGACCCATCAGCCCCCGCTCGGCGTCTGCTTCGCTCAGGTGGCGATGCCCGCCGCCGAAAAGTCGCTCTCGAATCCGAGTCAGCACCCCCTGCTGGGAGGACTCACTCGAGTGGCCGTGGCCGTGGTCGTGGTCGTGCTCACAGTGTGTCTCGTCGTCAGTATGCGTGTGTTTGTGATCACGGTGGCCCGCTTCGTCGGTGTGGTCGTGTCCCGTGCCGTGCCCGCCGTTCCGGTATTCGTGAATTCCAAGTAGAATAAGCACGGTTCCGGCGAGATACCGCATCAGTGGGCCTTCGGCGAACGCAGCAAAGCGACTGAACCAGAAATATGCCAGTACCAGGACGACGCTGCTAATCAGATGTCCAATCCCGAGAATGAGACCTGCAACCGTCCCGTAGAGCCACGTCCGAGAGCGATTCAACGCGTAGGTCGCCGCGATCGGCCACCCGTGATCTGGGAGTACCCCGTGAATAAAGCCGATTGCGGCGACGCCTGCGACGAGACCGATATCCATACCGGTTCTCGGCAGACACGGCACAAAAGTGCTGTTAGCACCGAATTGCGGGGACCGTAATACTCACTCTCCGTGAGCAAACCACAGCACCCATTCGTTCTCCCCGCTAGTACCGGCGTAGACAGATGCGTACCAGTTTCAATATCCCTGACGATTTACTCGCAGAGTTCGATCGGACGTGGCAATCCGAGGGATTCGACTCTCGCTCCCGAGCGGTTCGGGAAGCGATGCAGGAGTACATCGAGGCCCACACCGAACTCGAGACGGTCTCGGGTGACGTGACCGCTGCGCTCGCGTTCGATTACCAACACGAGCGCGTCATCCGCGACCTTCACGACGTGCAACACGATTTTCAGGACATCATCAAGACGACGAGTCACACGCACGAGGGAACCTGGTGTCTGGAAACGATTTTCTGTCGCGGCGAGGCGTCTCGAGTGCGCGAACTCGTGTATCGTCTCCGCGATTTCGACGCTGTAGGGCAGGTGAACGTCCTGTTACTTCGGTCGTGAGTCCTCGAGGAGTTCTCTTCACCGGTCGATCGATGTCCGCCCGATCGATTCAACGCCGTTCGAGAGCGCTATCAGGTAAATATCGTCAGAGGGTTGGCGACGGTCTCGAGGGACGACTCGAGGTCGTCCGACGCCTGAGCGTACAAGCCCGTTCGTTATCCGCGCATCCGTCGTTTGCTGAACTATCCGACGATGACCGGCAAACACACGTGGGCGATCCCGGAGGGGTACATTCCCAAGGAGAGCACCGGCCCGGAACCCGAGATGACCAGCCACGAGAGCGTCTGCGTGCTCAACGCGACCGACGAGGACGCGACCGTCGAGATCACGGTGTACTTCACCAATCGCGGTCCCATTGGACCCTACGAGAAGACGGTCCCCGCGGAGCGAACCAGACACTTCCGGCTCAACGAGTTCGAAGACCCCGAGGAGATCCCCCGGGGCGAGGACTTCGCGAGCGTCCTCGAGTCAGACGTACCGGTCGTCTGCCAGCACACCCGCCTCGACTCGAGACAGGCCGAGAACGCCCTGCTCACGACGATCGCTCATCCGGGTGAGTAATCGTGGGGCAGGAATCGGCCGACGAATCGTCCGCGGAGACGTGGTCGAACTGGTCGGGAAGCGTCTCTTTCGAACCCGACGAGATACTCGAGCCGGCGGACGAGGAGGAGTTGCGGGAGATCGTCAGCGCGTGCGCCGAGGCGGGCCGGACGGTCCGCGTCGCGGGTGCCGGCCACTCTTGGACCCCCGTAGTCGAAACCGAGGACGTGGTCGTCTCACTCGCGAACATGACCGGCGTCGTCGACCACGACGAGGACGCCAAGACGGCGACGCTGTACGCCGGTACGACGCTCGAGGAGGCCGGGACGAAGCTCCACGATCGGGACCTCGCGTTTCCGAACCTCGGCGACGTCTCGATGCAGACCGTCGCGGGCGCGTTCGGAACGGGGACGCACGGAACGGGGCCGACGTTCGAGAACCTCTCGGGCTCACTCGTCGGCGGACGGATGGTCACCGGAACCGGCGACGTGCGCGAGTTCGACGCCGAGAACGACCCGGACCTCCTGCGCGCAGCACAGCTATCGCTCGGCACGCTCGGCATCTTCACCGAGGTTGAACTCGATCTGCAGACGACCTACAAGATCCAGCGCCGCGAGTACTGCACGAACTGGCGGGAGTGTCGGGGCCACATCCCGACCCTGATCGAGGAGAACCGCAACTTCGACTTCTACTGGTACCCCCGCTCGGACGAGGTCAAACTGCGACTGTTGAACGCCCCGGGCGGCGGCACGGACCACAACGACCTCGCGTACGCGACGCTCGTCGAAGACCAGACGGGCTGGTGGCAAGAGACCATCCCCGAGCACGACGACATCGGCCGCGAATTCGACGAGATGGAGTACGCGCTGCCGTTCGAGGACGGCCTCGAGTGCTTCGAACGCGTGCGCGAGCGCGTTCGCGAACACTGGCGCGCCGACGTCGGCTGGCGACTCCTCGTGCGGACCGTCGCGGCCGACGACGCCTTCCTCTCGACGGAGTACGACCGACAGACGATGACCATCTCGTGCATCCAGAACGCCGAACTCGAGCACTGGCCGTACTTCGAGGACATCGAGCCGATCTTTCGCGAGTACGAGGGCCGCCCCCACTGGGGGAAGAAACACACTCTTCGCGCGCCGGAGCTTCAGGAACTGTACCCCGAGTGGGATCGCTTTCAGGAGATCCGACGCGAACTCGATCCCGACGGCGTCTTCCTCTCTGAGTATCTCGAGGACCTGCTCGAGGCCGAGTCGGACGACCCGGCCTCGGAGCGCCAACTGGCCACGGAACGGACCGAACCTGGGAGGAGCCGAGACGAGTCCGGAGGTGACGAACCGTGACCGACTCGAGTTCGTCCCAGCCGATCGGGAAGACCCGCTGGGAACTGGCTGGCGGGAGGGTCCCCGTCGACAGCACCGGACCGGAGCCGGAGCT includes:
- a CDS encoding D-arabinono-1,4-lactone oxidase; this encodes MGQESADESSAETWSNWSGSVSFEPDEILEPADEEELREIVSACAEAGRTVRVAGAGHSWTPVVETEDVVVSLANMTGVVDHDEDAKTATLYAGTTLEEAGTKLHDRDLAFPNLGDVSMQTVAGAFGTGTHGTGPTFENLSGSLVGGRMVTGTGDVREFDAENDPDLLRAAQLSLGTLGIFTEVELDLQTTYKIQRREYCTNWRECRGHIPTLIEENRNFDFYWYPRSDEVKLRLLNAPGGGTDHNDLAYATLVEDQTGWWQETIPEHDDIGREFDEMEYALPFEDGLECFERVRERVREHWRADVGWRLLVRTVAADDAFLSTEYDRQTMTISCIQNAELEHWPYFEDIEPIFREYEGRPHWGKKHTLRAPELQELYPEWDRFQEIRRELDPDGVFLSEYLEDLLEAESDDPASERQLATERTEPGRSRDESGGDEP
- a CDS encoding response regulator — encoded protein: MSHSPSTESIHILLVEDNPGDVRLIEEAFKETVTETRFHTVTDGYPALERLRDHQQDPSLPTIDLVLLDLNLPRLGGFDVLERLEDDPDLSAPPVLVLTSSETIDDISKSYDLSANAYLTKPSSPDEFAELGHAIEAFWFEQAELPPLST
- a CDS encoding DUF7122 family protein, with the protein product MGEDSSPTETEQNDGQRFDRLPETPDERTVEGRASREEVVEYFDDRFEIPPETFDDYTFWEKGAGKIWIYAGESPSPLEIEAIGMTCLRTRQEHWKPTTDFAQRFGRHASSCVVELEDDRAKRFAAGEDQDLERWDGDWGYLIGAHELAGELEPIGIGLYVHGELRSMVPKGRQREL
- a CDS encoding ABC transporter permease, which encodes MDIGLVAGVAAIGFIHGVLPDHGWPIAATYALNRSRTWLYGTVAGLILGIGHLISSVVLVLAYFWFSRFAAFAEGPLMRYLAGTVLILLGIHEYRNGGHGTGHDHTDEAGHRDHKHTHTDDETHCEHDHDHGHGHSSESSQQGVLTRIRERLFGGGHRHLSEADAERGLMGLGTTALVLGFAHEEPIQILAICAGTDYCLELMLLYSLVVIVAILVPTLILIAGYERHRETVERYTPYLPVLTATVLVGMGLAFIAGIF
- a CDS encoding malate dehydrogenase — its product is MHVLVVGGGGTIGSTVAYTLATQHPSLEVTLADPKAERAEGHAIDLFHSRSHAAHAIGRPEFEASTLGDVSVVDPTSSPEPDPVEAADAIVVTASEPRSSDSLERGGRLSVLERNLEIASDLGEWFASADPTPTVVVANPSDRVTHRLWEASGWPRGSFLGYSLSETARIADEIARRVSAREPSNGDVSPADVYCPILGEHGEHIVPVFSRTTVDGRPVEFAESERVEILDYVRSVPYDVIEMRDNGDSSRWVTGRGISLIVSRLLEGGTDPDADPVCLATPLDGEYGLKGVTLSVPVVLDGDGVAEIVEWDLSTDERERLERAAESIRESLGHR
- a CDS encoding MATE family efflux transporter → MAEQVLRTLMRTTDLLVAGMFSPAAVAAVGLADIYGRLPLWFGLGVGDGAIALSSQDTGSGQTANRDEAVTQALLLGILAGIPFALFGLVGSYWAIDVLGAESETVRLGGQYLAIIFLTAPAFHVTMIAARAIQGTGDTRTPMYINAVANALNIGLTVGLAFGLGPFPELSIVGIAVATAIGDVLAALTFLAVIYSSWSDLGFVRPSQPVIMKQLLVISSPRIAEGITELIAEFPFNAILLGFGTGDEVNAAYHVGRRVYQQISSPLARGYGVAANVLSGQALGRGESEKAYFNGLATAALAVLTVGGLGVVIFVFAETVVQLFSNDPETIGYAVGFAQAYAISTFLIACYVVLAGSLRGGSETRPPFVAKVTGAVFFLLGITYVFGVQLEYGVTAAYVAIVADFVWRNLVVGAVYLRGHWLERGLSMMHERGSLSNDD
- a CDS encoding sensory rhodopsin transducer; translation: MTGKHTWAIPEGYIPKESTGPEPEMTSHESVCVLNATDEDATVEITVYFTNRGPIGPYEKTVPAERTRHFRLNEFEDPEEIPRGEDFASVLESDVPVVCQHTRLDSRQAENALLTTIAHPGE
- a CDS encoding CopG family ribbon-helix-helix protein, which produces MRTSFNIPDDLLAEFDRTWQSEGFDSRSRAVREAMQEYIEAHTELETVSGDVTAALAFDYQHERVIRDLHDVQHDFQDIIKTTSHTHEGTWCLETIFCRGEASRVRELVYRLRDFDAVGQVNVLLLRS
- a CDS encoding DUF790 family protein, which codes for MLTKDLLRVSRAGGGYRPRFAGREHRPLAARVLGTYQGHVGEPRASLENALEALERETDDFKLVRGLAALLEREATVETEAAIDPERARRRAFEAAEALGVVTEDERAMALIRASESLECSADDLERALYADLEERQVLTGVDPRWEPDDLIAQYNLSLAQTALFDATEIRVRSSDPKVLVSAIKRLRLMYEIERLTPDSTATDDDDVGIAEREIVVTGPTRLFRATRRYGTRFARLLRTVAKAEEWSLEATIDDRGTERTLSLSDEDPVRVPDAEPVTDVSFDSGVEADFAGRFSTLDLEWDLQREPEPLATGTRVMIPDFAFDYAHRDFRVYVEIMGFWTPEYVEKKLAQLEGLEDVELVVAVDESLGVGEEIEARDFRAIPYTGTVRMKDVAAVLREYERQLVAESAADLPAELRLDADVRSLEDLAAAHGVSEDALADVAFPEHERVGRTLVRPSVLESLAEDVEVGMDLADAEDVLEEVGISDSSAILAELGYRVEWEGLAGGTLERRE
- a CDS encoding ring-cleaving dioxygenase yields the protein MPDDIPGIHHVTAVASDPRANYEFYTETLGLRLVKRSVNQDDVSVYHLFYADHEGTPGTSMTFFPYTDARPGQVGSGQATAVSFLVPAGSINYWRDRLEDVGVDLEEPRERFGDTVLAFTDPDGLPLELVAREDAPPANLPESPVPHAHAIRGFFGVTLSLTSGDATGDLLKAMGYRQTDREGRRNRYEADGDLGYVVDVLEDPQAPRGIPGAGTVHHVAFRVSRDDHPDWRQLLMDRGLRPTEVIDRKWFESVYAREHGGVLFEYATAEPGYTVDEELDELGERLVLTEWLEDRREEIEAGLPELSP
- a CDS encoding cold-shock protein; protein product: MANGKVDFFNDTGGYGFISTDDGDLDDDEDVFFHMEDVGGEDLTEGTEVEFDIESSPKGPRATNVVRQ